The following proteins come from a genomic window of Candidatus Hydrogenedens sp.:
- a CDS encoding efflux RND transporter periplasmic adaptor subunit yields MKYKIFSNNFFVILLISSIVFCSCNKEERTSFLVSGQIECKVHTPGSTVGGRVIDVFVREGDVVKKDTTLIQFDCAQQEAMYQSALAGVKRAESLVEKLKKGATEEELRQVENAVKTAEAQYRLLLTGAREEDKQSAKATLESAKSAFEIAKQDYERAERLFNEGAISKKEWEQTKILFEKAKAEYRVAEERHKQLQKGARDEEIEAAKANWERSVAMFDEIKRGPRVEDIRSAESALESARAELSRAETVLKECTVKSPIDGIVESVSVRKGDIVPPGPCIRIVNPDDLEMVIYVPAYILGHISIGQTLNFYTDAHKNETFSGKIIYIASEGEFTPRNLQTQEERIQQVFAVKLSLNSYGGKLRAGMTATVKVR; encoded by the coding sequence ATGAAATATAAGATTTTCAGCAATAACTTTTTTGTAATACTTTTAATTAGTTCTATTGTATTTTGTTCATGCAATAAAGAAGAAAGAACTTCCTTTTTAGTTTCAGGACAAATTGAATGCAAAGTTCATACTCCAGGTTCAACAGTTGGAGGTCGTGTTATTGATGTTTTTGTTAGGGAAGGGGATGTAGTAAAAAAAGATACTACCTTAATTCAGTTTGATTGCGCCCAACAAGAGGCAATGTATCAATCTGCTCTTGCCGGGGTTAAGCGTGCTGAATCTTTGGTAGAGAAACTAAAAAAAGGTGCTACAGAGGAAGAACTCCGTCAGGTAGAAAATGCCGTAAAAACAGCAGAAGCACAATATCGGCTTCTGCTTACAGGTGCAAGAGAAGAAGATAAACAATCCGCAAAGGCTACCTTAGAATCCGCAAAATCTGCCTTTGAAATAGCCAAACAAGATTATGAAAGAGCAGAACGACTATTTAACGAAGGGGCTATTTCTAAAAAAGAATGGGAACAGACAAAAATCCTTTTTGAAAAGGCAAAAGCAGAATATCGTGTAGCCGAAGAAAGACATAAGCAACTACAAAAAGGTGCCCGTGATGAAGAAATAGAAGCAGCAAAAGCGAATTGGGAACGCTCAGTTGCTATGTTTGATGAAATAAAAAGAGGACCGCGAGTTGAAGATATTCGTTCTGCGGAATCAGCATTAGAATCAGCTCGAGCCGAATTATCACGAGCAGAAACCGTTCTGAAAGAATGCACTGTAAAATCACCCATTGATGGTATTGTAGAATCTGTATCTGTTCGCAAAGGAGATATAGTCCCACCGGGTCCCTGTATCCGTATTGTAAATCCAGATGATTTAGAAATGGTTATCTATGTCCCTGCCTATATATTGGGTCATATTTCCATTGGGCAAACATTAAATTTCTATACAGATGCTCACAAGAATGAAACATTTTCAGGGAAAATTATCTACATTGCTTCCGAAGGTGAATTTACTCCAAGAAATTTGCAGACACAGGAAGAGAGAATACAACAGGTGTTTGCTGTAAAATTGTCGTTAAACTCATACGGTGGTAAACTTCGTGCAGGAATGACTGCTACTGTGAAAGTTCGTTGA
- a CDS encoding ABC transporter ATP-binding protein produces MSEVENNPISQQVNPAVIEVNELSRKFGSYTAVDHVSLTVRKRDIFGFLGPNGSGKTTLIRMLCGILRPTSGEARVLGFDVVSESEEVKKSIGYMSQQFSLYSDLTVLENITFYARIYGIPRKQRRERIDEVINIVEIKPYLNQLSGSLSGGWKQRLALACSLVHNPQLLFLDEPTAGIDPVARRDLWNLLFDLSARGTTFFVTTHYMDEAERCSHLGYIYFSKLIAYGSPEELKKMPQVTPEGFMRYEIRIDRLTEAMRELLKMPFVRDATMFSDVIHILIQQGSEEELQQSIQKKGFHIQSLRLVPPTLEDVFVTLTRSFGK; encoded by the coding sequence TTGTCAGAGGTAGAAAATAACCCAATTTCTCAACAGGTTAATCCTGCAGTAATTGAGGTAAATGAATTATCCCGAAAATTTGGTTCTTACACTGCTGTAGATCATGTTTCTTTAACAGTTCGCAAAAGAGATATATTTGGTTTTTTAGGTCCAAATGGTTCTGGAAAAACAACGCTAATTCGCATGTTATGTGGAATTCTCCGTCCTACCTCCGGCGAAGCAAGGGTTTTAGGATTTGATGTGGTTTCGGAAAGTGAAGAGGTAAAAAAGTCTATAGGTTATATGTCACAACAATTTAGCTTATACTCTGACCTTACTGTTCTTGAAAATATTACTTTCTATGCAAGAATTTATGGTATCCCCCGAAAACAAAGAAGAGAACGAATTGACGAAGTAATTAATATTGTAGAGATAAAACCATACCTAAACCAATTATCGGGATCTTTATCTGGAGGGTGGAAACAAAGACTTGCCCTTGCCTGTTCACTGGTTCATAATCCTCAATTGTTATTTTTAGATGAACCTACAGCAGGAATTGACCCTGTTGCCCGTCGTGACCTATGGAATCTTTTATTCGACCTTTCAGCACGCGGAACAACTTTTTTTGTTACTACTCATTATATGGACGAAGCAGAACGATGTTCTCATCTGGGGTATATCTATTTTTCAAAACTTATCGCTTATGGTTCTCCTGAAGAATTAAAAAAGATGCCCCAGGTAACGCCTGAGGGGTTTATGCGTTATGAGATTAGAATAGACCGACTTACAGAAGCCATGCGTGAGTTGTTAAAAATGCCTTTTGTAAGGGATGCCACTATGTTTTCCGATGTTATTCATATTCTCATTCAACAAGGAAGTGAAGAAGAACTTCAGCAATCTATCCAGAAAAAAGGATTTCATATTCAGAGTTTACGATTAGTGCCACCGACACTTGAAGATGTTTTTGTAACTTTAACTCGTTCTTTTGGAAAGTAG
- a CDS encoding ABC transporter permease — translation MFQGLFAIVYKETRHIIRDPRSLFLMLVIPSIELIIFGFAVNLDIKNIRTGLLNQDKKIESRNLVDQFVNSGYFDVVKIFNNEEEMATAMRRGDVRVGIHIPPYYTDRVLKNEHVSVQILIDGSDSTVAMQALNVSNAIGLRASIKVLNKTKSLPPQFPIDMRPRVLFNPDMRTANFMIPGLCGVILQVVIMLLTSFAIVKEKEQRTLEQLVVTPVSRFGLMLGKLIPFLGVGICETASVLFLMRFLFQVPIAGSIFLLAFFAGIFLFTTLGMGLLVSTFAQNQIQALQISFLILLPSFLLSGFMFPQETMPKIIYWFGQIVPATYFIRILRGIILRNAGFWDLWHNGAILAAMGIVILFIASFRFHKTIG, via the coding sequence ATGTTTCAAGGGCTTTTTGCAATTGTTTATAAGGAAACACGGCATATTATTAGAGACCCACGAAGCCTTTTTTTAATGTTAGTTATTCCAAGTATTGAACTTATTATTTTCGGATTTGCGGTCAATTTGGATATAAAAAATATTCGGACAGGATTATTAAATCAAGATAAAAAAATAGAAAGTAGAAATTTAGTAGACCAGTTTGTTAATTCAGGCTATTTTGATGTTGTTAAGATTTTCAACAATGAAGAAGAAATGGCTACGGCTATGCGTAGGGGAGATGTGCGTGTTGGAATTCACATTCCTCCCTACTACACAGACCGTGTATTAAAAAATGAACATGTAAGTGTGCAAATTCTCATTGATGGCAGTGATTCTACAGTAGCCATGCAGGCTTTAAATGTGAGCAATGCCATCGGATTGAGGGCTTCAATAAAAGTATTAAACAAAACAAAATCCTTGCCCCCTCAGTTCCCTATTGATATGCGACCTCGTGTATTATTCAATCCCGATATGCGAACAGCAAATTTTATGATTCCGGGTTTATGTGGCGTTATCCTTCAAGTAGTGATAATGTTACTAACATCTTTTGCTATTGTCAAAGAAAAGGAACAAAGAACATTAGAACAATTAGTCGTTACACCTGTATCACGCTTTGGACTAATGTTGGGCAAATTGATTCCTTTCTTAGGAGTAGGAATATGTGAAACAGCATCTGTTTTGTTTTTAATGCGATTTTTGTTTCAAGTTCCTATTGCAGGAAGTATTTTCCTTCTTGCTTTCTTTGCAGGTATATTTCTCTTCACTACATTAGGTATGGGGCTATTAGTTTCGACTTTTGCTCAAAATCAAATTCAAGCATTACAAATTTCCTTTCTTATATTATTACCGTCCTTCCTTCTTTCCGGTTTTATGTTCCCACAAGAAACCATGCCCAAAATTATTTATTGGTTTGGACAGATTGTTCCTGCTACTTATTTTATTCGAATTTTACGCGGAATTATTCTTCGTAATGCAGGTTTCTGGGACTTGTGGCATAACGGTGCTATTCTCGCTGCTATGGGTATCGTTATCCTTTTCATTGCCTCATTCCGATTCCATAAAACGATTGGATAA